The proteins below are encoded in one region of Juglans microcarpa x Juglans regia isolate MS1-56 chromosome 4D, Jm3101_v1.0, whole genome shotgun sequence:
- the LOC121260491 gene encoding histone-lysine N-methyltransferase EZA1-like isoform X10: MVSKASDSAIKIRKSSGEQSSDSLGTLPYKINQLKKQIQAERIVSIKDKIVKNGRKLESHVSQAILVTSRKEDSLMENGVGKMLSSRTERPFCKFNGLAQGFGDKDHINSHEVVLSTSTKLPHVEKLPPYTTWIFLDRNQRMAEDQSVVGRRRIYYEQHGGEALVCSDSEDDTTEPEEEKHEFSEGEDRILWLAFEDHGLGEEVVNILSQFIGGTTLEMQERYDTLKEKYCEKYDLNSKDSWKFGPDRGLYLDKSLSAALDSFDNLFCRRCMLFDCRLHGCSQALIYPTEKQSYCSEHEEDRTPCSAQCYLQLHPSQNGSAQLELRVAKDLPEVSIIDDFQRMEGTTLEERVGTPVSCNAEELVTSLTMVDDQRMGKRKVMELTDVTRPDSILVSDDFQDSGRSTEGLSSSEWKPIEIELYLKGIEMFGRNSCLIARNLLSGLKTCIEVSTYMHDGGASMPNRAIVVSSSFTEDKGKADIEYTDQDMPARSRLLRRRGKTRKFKYSWKSAGLPSIWKRIADGKNQSCKQYSPCGCQSMCGKQCPCLQDGTCCEKYCGCSKSCKNRFRGCHCAKSQCRSRQCPCFAAGRECDPDVCRNCWVSCGDGSLGEPPRRGDAQCGNMRLLLRQQQRILLAKSDVAGWGAFLKNPVNKNDYLGEYTGELISHREADKRGKIYDRANSSFLFDLNDQFVLDAYRKGDKLKFANHSSNPNCYAKVMLVAGDHRVGIFAKEHIEASEELFYDYRYGPDQAPAWARKPEGSKREDSSVSQGRAKKHQSH; this comes from the exons ATGGTGTCCAAAGCAAGCGACTCTGCCATCAAAATCAGA AAATCAAGCGGAGAACAGTCAAGTGATTCTCTTGGAACCTTACCATATAAGATAAATCAGCTAAAGAAGCAAATTCAAGCAGAGAGAATTGTTTCAATCAAA GACAAAATTGTGAAGAATGGAAGGAAGCTAGAAAGTCATGTTTCTCAGGCTATATTGGTGACATCAAGAAAAGAGGATTCACTCATGGAGAATGGGGTTGGAAAAATGCTTTCTTCAAGAACTGAACGTCCTTTCTGCAAGTTTAATGGACTTGCACAAGGTTTTGGAGATAAGGACCATATTAACAGTCACGAAGTGGTATTGTCAACAAGTACCAAACTTCCACATGTCGAAAAGTTACCACCATATACAACTTGGATATTTTTGGACAG AAACCAGAGAATGGCTGAAGACCAGTCTGTGGTTGGGAGAAGGCGTATCTACTATGAGCAACATGGTGGCGAAGCACTGGTCTGTAGTGACAGTGAGGATGATACTACAGAACCTGAGGAAGAGAAGCATGAATTTTCTGAGGGTGAAGATCGTATTCTGTG GTTGGCTTTTGAGGACCATGGGCTAGGCGAGGAAGTTGTGAACATTTTGAGCCAGTTTATTGGAGGCACCACTTTGGAAATGCAG GAGCGGTATGACACACTTAAGGAGAAGTATTGTGAGAAATATGACCTGAACTCCAAAGACTCCTGGAAATTTGGACCTGACAGGGGTTTATATTTGGACAAGAGCCTTAGTGCTGCTTTAGATTCTTTCGATAACCTTTTCTGTCGTCGTTGTATG CTATTCGACTGCCGGCTACATGGCTGTTCTCAAGCTTTAATTTATCCT ACTGAAAAGCAGTCATACTGCTCTGAACACGAAGAAGACAGGACACCTTGCAGTGCTCAGTGTTATCTTCAG CTCCATCCCTCTCAAAATGGTTCTGCTCAGTTAGAG TTAAGAGTTGCCAAAGACTTGCCAGAAGTTTCAATTATTGATGATTTTCAGAGGATGGAAGGTACAACTTTAGAAGAAAGGGTTGGTACTCCTGTGTCCTGTAATGCTGAAGAGCTAG TTACTTCTCTCACGATGGTAGACGACCAAAGGATGGGGAAGCGCAAGGTCATGGAGCTCACAGACGTGACAAGACCTGACTCAATCTTGGTTTCTGATGATTTCCAGGATTCTG GGCGAAGCACCGAAGGGTTAAGTAGCTCTGAGTGGAAACCGATTGAGATTGAACTGTATTTAAAGGGTATAGAGATGTTTGGAAGAAACAG CTGCCTCATAGCCAGGAACTTACTTTCTGGTTTGAAGACTTGCATAGAGGTATCCACTTACATGCATGACGGGGGAGCTTCAATGCCAAACAGAGCCATTGTTGTATCAAGCTCGTTTACTGAAGACAAGGGGAAAGCTGATATAGAATATACT GACCAAGATATGCCAGCAAGGTCACGGCTGCTACGTAGAAGAGGCAAAACACGGAAGTTTAAATATTCCTGGAAATCTGCCGGCCTCCCATCAATTTGGAAAAGAATCGCTGATGGGAAAAACCAGTCTTGCAAGCAATATAGCCCTTGTGGATGCCAGTCGATGTGTGGAAAGCAATGCCCTTGTCTACAGGATGGAACTTGCTGCGAGAAGTACTGTGG GTGCTCAAAGAGCTGCAAAAACCGATTCAGGGGATGCCATTGTGCAAAAAGTCAATGCAGAAGTAGGCAATGCCCATGCTTTGCTGCCGGACGTGAATGTGACCCAGATGTTTGCCGAAATTGCTGGGTTAG TTGTGGAGACGGTTCATTAGGTGAGCCACCCAGGCGAGGAGATGCCCAATGTGGAAACATGAGGCTGCTTCTAAGGCAACAACAGAGA ATTCTCTTGGCAAAGTCTGATGTTGCTGGATGGGGAGCCTTTTTGAAG AACCCTGTGAACAAAAATGACTATCTTGGAGAGTATACTGGCGAATTGATATCCCATAGAGAAGCAGATAAGCGGGGGAAAATCTATGATCGGGCAAATTCATCTTTCCTTTTTGACTTGAATGATCAG TTTGTTCTTGATGCTTACCGCAAAGGAGACAAGCTGAAATTTGCAAACCACTCATCAAACCCTAATTGCTATGCAAAG GTAATGCTGGTTGCAGGAGATCATCGCGTTGGCATTTTTGCCAAGGAGCATATTGAAGCTAGTGAGGAGCTCTTCTATGATTATCGATATGGACCAGACCAAGCACCCGCATGGGCTCGAAAGCCGGAGGGTTCCAAGAGGGAGGATTCATCAGTCTCCCAAGGCAGAGCAAAGAAACATCAATCTCATTAG
- the LOC121260491 gene encoding histone-lysine N-methyltransferase EZ2-like isoform X9: protein MVSKASDSAIKIRKSSGEQSSDSLGTLPYKINQLKKQIQAERIVSIKDKIVKNGRKLESHVSQAILVTSRKEDSLMENGVGKMLSSRTERPFCKFNGLAQGFGDKDHINSHEVVLSTSTKLPHVEKLPPYTTWIFLDRNQRMAEDQSVVGRRRIYYEQHGGEALVCSDSEDDTTEPEEEKHEFSEGEDRILWLAFEDHGLGEEVVNILSQFIGGTTLEMQERYDTLKEKYCEKYDLNSKDSWKFGPDRGLYLDKSLSAALDSFDNLFCRRCMLFDCRLHGCSQALIYPTEKQSYCSEHEEDRTPCSAQCYLQLHPSQNGSAQLELRVAKDLPEVSIIDDFQRMEGTTLEERVGTPVSCNAEELGTHNSENIIQDEGCISGKITPVTSEAICSSEVAAVISVTSLTMVDDQRMGKRKVMELTDVTRPDSILVSDDFQDSGLMICSCLIARNLLSGLKTCIEVSTYMHDGGASMPNRAIVVSSSFTEDKGKADIEYTDQDMPARSRLLRRRGKTRKFKYSWKSAGLPSIWKRIADGKNQSCKQYSPCGCQSMCGKQCPCLQDGTCCEKYCGCSKSCKNRFRGCHCAKSQCRSRQCPCFAAGRECDPDVCRNCWVSCGDGSLGEPPRRGDAQCGNMRLLLRQQQRILLAKSDVAGWGAFLKNPVNKNDYLGEYTGELISHREADKRGKIYDRANSSFLFDLNDQFVLDAYRKGDKLKFANHSSNPNCYAKVMLVAGDHRVGIFAKEHIEASEELFYDYRYGPDQAPAWARKPEGSKREDSSVSQGRAKKHQSH from the exons ATGGTGTCCAAAGCAAGCGACTCTGCCATCAAAATCAGA AAATCAAGCGGAGAACAGTCAAGTGATTCTCTTGGAACCTTACCATATAAGATAAATCAGCTAAAGAAGCAAATTCAAGCAGAGAGAATTGTTTCAATCAAA GACAAAATTGTGAAGAATGGAAGGAAGCTAGAAAGTCATGTTTCTCAGGCTATATTGGTGACATCAAGAAAAGAGGATTCACTCATGGAGAATGGGGTTGGAAAAATGCTTTCTTCAAGAACTGAACGTCCTTTCTGCAAGTTTAATGGACTTGCACAAGGTTTTGGAGATAAGGACCATATTAACAGTCACGAAGTGGTATTGTCAACAAGTACCAAACTTCCACATGTCGAAAAGTTACCACCATATACAACTTGGATATTTTTGGACAG AAACCAGAGAATGGCTGAAGACCAGTCTGTGGTTGGGAGAAGGCGTATCTACTATGAGCAACATGGTGGCGAAGCACTGGTCTGTAGTGACAGTGAGGATGATACTACAGAACCTGAGGAAGAGAAGCATGAATTTTCTGAGGGTGAAGATCGTATTCTGTG GTTGGCTTTTGAGGACCATGGGCTAGGCGAGGAAGTTGTGAACATTTTGAGCCAGTTTATTGGAGGCACCACTTTGGAAATGCAG GAGCGGTATGACACACTTAAGGAGAAGTATTGTGAGAAATATGACCTGAACTCCAAAGACTCCTGGAAATTTGGACCTGACAGGGGTTTATATTTGGACAAGAGCCTTAGTGCTGCTTTAGATTCTTTCGATAACCTTTTCTGTCGTCGTTGTATG CTATTCGACTGCCGGCTACATGGCTGTTCTCAAGCTTTAATTTATCCT ACTGAAAAGCAGTCATACTGCTCTGAACACGAAGAAGACAGGACACCTTGCAGTGCTCAGTGTTATCTTCAG CTCCATCCCTCTCAAAATGGTTCTGCTCAGTTAGAG TTAAGAGTTGCCAAAGACTTGCCAGAAGTTTCAATTATTGATGATTTTCAGAGGATGGAAGGTACAACTTTAGAAGAAAGGGTTGGTACTCCTGTGTCCTGTAATGCTGAAGAGCTAGGTACACATAATAGTGAAAACATTATACAAGATGAAGGATGTATTTCTGGTAAAATTACACCTGTTACTTCTGAAGCTATTTGTAGTTCAGAAGTTGCTGCTGTGATTTCAGTTACTTCTCTCACGATGGTAGACGACCAAAGGATGGGGAAGCGCAAGGTCATGGAGCTCACAGACGTGACAAGACCTGACTCAATCTTGGTTTCTGATGATTTCCAGGATTCTG GACTCATGATTTGCAGCTGCCTCATAGCCAGGAACTTACTTTCTGGTTTGAAGACTTGCATAGAGGTATCCACTTACATGCATGACGGGGGAGCTTCAATGCCAAACAGAGCCATTGTTGTATCAAGCTCGTTTACTGAAGACAAGGGGAAAGCTGATATAGAATATACT GACCAAGATATGCCAGCAAGGTCACGGCTGCTACGTAGAAGAGGCAAAACACGGAAGTTTAAATATTCCTGGAAATCTGCCGGCCTCCCATCAATTTGGAAAAGAATCGCTGATGGGAAAAACCAGTCTTGCAAGCAATATAGCCCTTGTGGATGCCAGTCGATGTGTGGAAAGCAATGCCCTTGTCTACAGGATGGAACTTGCTGCGAGAAGTACTGTGG GTGCTCAAAGAGCTGCAAAAACCGATTCAGGGGATGCCATTGTGCAAAAAGTCAATGCAGAAGTAGGCAATGCCCATGCTTTGCTGCCGGACGTGAATGTGACCCAGATGTTTGCCGAAATTGCTGGGTTAG TTGTGGAGACGGTTCATTAGGTGAGCCACCCAGGCGAGGAGATGCCCAATGTGGAAACATGAGGCTGCTTCTAAGGCAACAACAGAGA ATTCTCTTGGCAAAGTCTGATGTTGCTGGATGGGGAGCCTTTTTGAAG AACCCTGTGAACAAAAATGACTATCTTGGAGAGTATACTGGCGAATTGATATCCCATAGAGAAGCAGATAAGCGGGGGAAAATCTATGATCGGGCAAATTCATCTTTCCTTTTTGACTTGAATGATCAG TTTGTTCTTGATGCTTACCGCAAAGGAGACAAGCTGAAATTTGCAAACCACTCATCAAACCCTAATTGCTATGCAAAG GTAATGCTGGTTGCAGGAGATCATCGCGTTGGCATTTTTGCCAAGGAGCATATTGAAGCTAGTGAGGAGCTCTTCTATGATTATCGATATGGACCAGACCAAGCACCCGCATGGGCTCGAAAGCCGGAGGGTTCCAAGAGGGAGGATTCATCAGTCTCCCAAGGCAGAGCAAAGAAACATCAATCTCATTAG